A genomic window from Sulfurimonas paralvinellae includes:
- the bamA gene encoding outer membrane protein assembly factor BamA: protein MKIFLSLFFVFLTSSLYAEVVKSIEFDGMMHLSKPVALRMLSFEKGDDIGVEDVDKAIKKYFEQGYFNDVWAEFSDGKLTFYFKEKAIISQVELKGWKENDDDVKDSVIQIKKGTLYDEKKIEAAKKRIIEAISQEGKIDSVVEVKTTYLENGSIKVTFIVNEGEEITIEKIDYSGVYGLDPDDFDDVIANKEHQFMGWFWGRNNGKMSLRDLEYDNLRIRDMYMQHGYLDAKVDEPFVRVNFDSYLADMSYQITEGEQYTISKVTIYQVKHVIDDAKIRELISLQKGDIFNVKKFREDSEKIKTLIADKSYAFVQVVPDLKKDKEKRTVEVVFRVMPGDRVKIRNVLISGNTRTLDRIIRRELYLGPGDMYSLTDLKDSRNSLGRLGFFDSNTIEEKRIDNHTMDLVVKVKEAPTGNVQLGGGYGSYGGLLLSIGVNDRNIWGSGINVGVKAEKSQTSQSYSFNISNPRLNDSDFSGNFSVYHSVYDYNDYTTLTDGVSIGTGHRFSRHISGYLGYGYSKNDYEFGSDFNASQYGTGTYYFEAYDKSSVTVSINWDSTDDYYLPREGFTLSQSFEKSGLGGDADFLKSRTTFNKYYGLDDYLGFDAIFRYKARYYAIIDNGYIPLAEKFYMGGIGSVRGYESYSISPMIADSSGTDTYKGTTIRRIGGTQTFSNNVEMSFPLIPKAKMRLVTYLDWGIISDNISANVLDGTNNQSRAGYGAGLEWFSPVGPIQLMFSKAINPQEGDKTSNFEFTMGQRF, encoded by the coding sequence TTTTGAGCAGGGATATTTCAATGATGTCTGGGCGGAATTTTCAGATGGAAAACTTACTTTCTATTTTAAAGAAAAAGCGATCATCTCTCAAGTTGAACTCAAAGGCTGGAAAGAGAATGATGACGATGTGAAAGACTCGGTCATTCAAATTAAAAAGGGTACGCTCTATGATGAAAAGAAAATCGAAGCTGCTAAAAAACGAATTATCGAAGCGATATCACAAGAGGGAAAAATAGACTCTGTTGTCGAAGTGAAAACGACATATCTTGAAAACGGCAGTATTAAAGTGACTTTTATTGTCAACGAGGGTGAAGAGATTACGATTGAAAAGATCGACTACAGCGGTGTTTATGGATTGGATCCGGATGATTTTGATGATGTCATAGCAAATAAAGAACATCAGTTTATGGGATGGTTCTGGGGAAGAAACAACGGAAAAATGTCGCTTCGTGATTTAGAGTATGATAATTTGAGAATTCGTGATATGTATATGCAACATGGTTATCTCGATGCAAAAGTAGATGAACCTTTTGTCCGTGTCAATTTTGACAGTTATCTCGCAGACATGAGCTATCAGATTACAGAAGGAGAACAATATACGATCTCTAAAGTAACGATTTATCAAGTTAAGCATGTGATAGACGATGCAAAGATAAGAGAACTCATCTCTTTGCAAAAAGGAGATATCTTTAATGTTAAGAAGTTCCGTGAGGACTCTGAAAAGATAAAAACACTCATAGCAGATAAAAGCTATGCTTTTGTGCAGGTTGTACCGGATCTAAAGAAAGACAAAGAAAAGAGAACTGTCGAAGTCGTTTTTCGCGTTATGCCTGGAGATAGAGTAAAAATAAGAAATGTACTTATTTCCGGAAATACAAGAACGCTTGACAGAATCATCCGTCGTGAACTCTATCTAGGTCCTGGAGATATGTACTCCTTAACCGACTTGAAAGATTCACGTAACTCACTTGGGCGTCTTGGATTTTTTGATAGCAATACGATTGAAGAGAAGCGTATTGACAACCATACGATGGATCTTGTTGTAAAAGTGAAAGAGGCACCGACCGGTAATGTTCAGCTTGGTGGCGGCTATGGTTCCTATGGCGGGTTGCTATTGAGCATAGGTGTAAATGATAGAAATATTTGGGGTTCAGGTATCAATGTCGGTGTCAAAGCTGAAAAGTCACAGACATCACAAAGCTACTCATTCAATATTTCAAACCCGAGACTTAACGACAGTGACTTCAGCGGAAACTTTTCTGTTTACCACTCTGTCTATGACTATAATGATTATACGACATTGACAGACGGTGTCTCTATTGGTACTGGACATAGATTTTCTCGACATATAAGTGGTTATCTTGGCTATGGATACTCTAAAAATGATTATGAATTCGGTTCAGATTTTAACGCGTCACAGTACGGAACGGGAACATATTACTTTGAAGCGTATGATAAAAGTTCAGTTACGGTAAGTATAAACTGGGACTCTACAGATGATTATTATCTGCCGCGTGAAGGGTTTACCCTTTCTCAAAGTTTTGAAAAATCAGGACTCGGCGGTGATGCGGATTTCTTAAAATCGAGAACGACATTCAACAAGTATTACGGACTGGATGATTACCTGGGATTTGATGCTATATTTCGCTATAAAGCGCGCTATTATGCCATTATAGACAATGGCTATATTCCATTGGCAGAAAAGTTTTATATGGGTGGTATAGGAAGTGTCAGAGGATATGAGTCTTACTCTATCTCACCAATGATTGCAGATTCTTCAGGAACAGATACCTATAAAGGAACGACTATTCGAAGGATAGGGGGAACACAGACATTTTCTAATAATGTTGAAATGAGTTTTCCTCTGATCCCAAAAGCGAAGATGCGTTTGGTTACCTATTTGGACTGGGGAATTATTTCAGATAATATCAGTGCAAATGTTTTAGATGGTACCAACAATCAATCCCGTGCCGGTTATGGAGCAGGACTGGAGTGGTTTTCTCCTGTAGGACCGATTCAATTGATGTTCTCCAAAGCAATCAACCCACAAGAGGGCGATAAGACTTCTAACTTTGAATTTACAATGGGCCAGAGGTTCTAG
- a CDS encoding Ppx/GppA phosphatase family protein, with amino-acid sequence MAKRVAIIDIGSNSVRMVVYEKTSRYAFHLLHEEKSKVRISQDAYKHNGELQEIPMQRTYDALHDFLSIAHSFKVRKVLCVATSALRDAPNKQTFLLRVKHALKLNIKIISGEKEAYFGAIACANLLPKQKNALSIDIGGGSTEFAFINEDNVSNTVSLKLGTVRLKELFFDKDDIEGATNYIDKELEKLSDISSVSTLIGIGGTFRAISNAILKETLYPLNKLHAFEYSTAIFKDYLKRILKAKDEKALAALFIKNNRFDVIKPGTLILQRVMKKIDIDKIITSGVGVREGVYLSDLLRTSKHKFPQNYNTSVRYILDSYVQDKAFSNNLASLSKKIFDLTAEYFGIDKEYRKSLSIAAKLYPAGSSVHFYSQNKHTYYIIQSALEYGFRHHDIMLISTLTKYAKNRLPSDTHLQLYAKLLPENVHIVHSLSYILSLSIALLSHRPRNIDFSMEFASGAFTIRSKTKLYIAQRAVSKIECKDNHFQVLFEEDKNL; translated from the coding sequence TTGGCTAAGAGAGTTGCTATCATAGACATTGGTTCTAACTCAGTTAGAATGGTTGTCTATGAGAAGACTTCCCGTTATGCTTTCCACCTCCTCCACGAAGAAAAATCCAAAGTAAGAATATCCCAAGACGCCTACAAGCACAATGGAGAGCTTCAAGAAATCCCCATGCAGCGAACCTATGATGCCCTGCATGACTTTTTAAGTATCGCACACTCTTTTAAAGTAAGAAAAGTTCTCTGTGTAGCGACTTCTGCTTTGCGTGACGCACCAAACAAACAAACTTTTTTACTGCGTGTCAAGCACGCTCTTAAACTCAATATTAAAATCATCTCAGGAGAGAAAGAGGCATACTTCGGTGCTATAGCCTGTGCAAATCTCCTGCCAAAACAAAAAAATGCATTGAGCATAGATATCGGCGGCGGTTCTACAGAGTTTGCTTTTATCAATGAAGATAATGTCTCAAATACCGTCTCTCTCAAACTTGGAACTGTTCGACTTAAAGAACTTTTTTTCGATAAAGACGATATAGAAGGTGCAACAAATTACATTGATAAAGAGTTAGAAAAACTCTCTGATATCAGCTCTGTAAGTACACTTATAGGGATAGGTGGAACATTTCGGGCAATATCCAATGCTATTTTAAAAGAGACGCTCTATCCTCTCAATAAATTGCATGCATTTGAGTACAGCACAGCTATCTTCAAAGATTACCTCAAACGTATTCTCAAAGCCAAAGATGAAAAGGCTTTAGCTGCTCTTTTTATCAAAAACAATCGCTTTGATGTCATCAAACCCGGTACACTGATACTGCAAAGAGTGATGAAAAAAATCGATATAGACAAAATCATTACAAGTGGTGTCGGTGTACGTGAAGGTGTCTATCTTTCTGATCTGCTTCGCACTTCCAAACATAAGTTTCCGCAAAACTACAATACATCGGTACGCTACATTTTAGACTCGTATGTGCAGGATAAAGCATTTTCAAACAATCTTGCATCTTTAAGCAAAAAGATTTTTGATCTGACAGCAGAATATTTTGGTATCGATAAAGAGTACAGAAAATCATTAAGTATTGCTGCCAAGCTCTATCCTGCCGGCAGTAGTGTTCATTTTTACTCACAGAACAAACACACTTACTATATCATCCAAAGTGCTTTGGAGTATGGATTTAGACATCATGATATTATGCTCATCTCAACATTGACAAAGTATGCAAAAAATCGTCTGCCATCAGATACACATCTACAGCTCTATGCAAAACTGCTTCCTGAAAATGTACATATAGTGCACTCTTTAAGCTACATACTCTCCCTCTCTATTGCACTGCTAAGTCATCGACCAAGAAATATAGATTTTAGTATGGAGTTTGCATCGGGAGCGTTCACGATTCGATCAAAGACGAAACTCTACATCGCACAAAGAGCTGTTTCGAAAATAGAATGTAAGGACAATCATTTTCAAGTTCTCTTCGAAGAAGATAAAAACCTCTAG
- a CDS encoding YfhL family 4Fe-4S dicluster ferredoxin produces the protein MALIINEECIACDACREECPTLAIEEGDPIYYIDPDRCTECVGVYDEPACISVCPVDCIVPDKDNVETIAELQFKYKQLQEHEEL, from the coding sequence ATGGCATTAATTATTAATGAAGAGTGCATAGCATGTGATGCTTGTCGTGAAGAGTGTCCGACATTAGCGATCGAAGAAGGTGACCCGATTTACTATATCGACCCTGACAGATGTACTGAATGTGTTGGTGTTTATGATGAACCTGCATGTATTTCAGTCTGTCCTGTTGACTGCATTGTTCCGGATAAAGATAATGTGGAAACAATTGCAGAACTGCAGTTCAAGTATAAACAGCTCCAAGAGCACGAAGAGTTATAA
- a CDS encoding sensor histidine kinase: MFSKKSIRKSFLIQLIFSSAILIFIFSSVLYFYIEKSVYDEKKEELIHYAKNIANYKSVFQLDDSISENFLSINIEIIHLKSPMGDMDVYEITKKNQTYLTLIYPFKLDDASYLKITKNITPTKRLLNKILHYIFIINIASFLLVILYAVMLSKMLVVPIKTLNMKLANMNEHLMKPIDLNALPQEFEPLGETINHLIARIQNFVKYQKELFIGTAHELKTPLAVIKLKNQVTLIKKRSPEEYIDALKTTNKTIDEMNIIVSNILNIGRQEGAQLDKPVEVDVISILKQKADDFKLLAENEGKHLLMDFKPDGYMATLQVSLLNQIIQNFLQNALKFTPKEKHVLLRSKEDEYGLLIEVIDEGCGIDESVDLFAPFKRQGNKSGVGLGLFLAKSAADALGAKINIKNREDGIEGTVASLQLNSKLSCIIPRN; this comes from the coding sequence ATGTTCTCCAAAAAGAGTATTAGAAAAAGCTTTCTAATCCAACTCATTTTTTCCTCTGCAATTTTAATCTTTATCTTCTCATCTGTTTTATACTTTTACATCGAAAAATCAGTCTATGATGAAAAAAAAGAAGAGCTTATCCATTATGCTAAAAATATAGCAAACTATAAATCTGTGTTTCAGTTAGATGATTCCATTTCAGAGAACTTTCTCTCCATCAATATTGAAATTATTCATCTCAAATCTCCAATGGGGGACATGGATGTCTACGAGATCACTAAAAAAAATCAAACCTATCTTACCCTTATCTATCCCTTTAAACTTGATGATGCAAGTTATCTGAAAATCACCAAGAATATCACACCGACAAAGCGCTTGTTAAATAAAATACTGCACTATATCTTCATCATCAATATCGCCAGTTTTTTACTGGTCATTCTCTATGCGGTAATGCTTTCTAAAATGCTTGTTGTCCCTATTAAAACTCTCAATATGAAGCTTGCGAACATGAACGAACACCTGATGAAACCAATTGACCTTAACGCACTTCCACAAGAGTTTGAACCACTTGGTGAAACGATCAATCATCTCATCGCAAGAATTCAAAACTTTGTCAAGTATCAAAAAGAGCTCTTCATCGGTACTGCGCATGAGTTAAAAACACCACTTGCCGTAATCAAACTCAAAAATCAGGTAACACTCATTAAAAAACGCTCTCCAGAGGAGTACATCGACGCACTCAAGACGACAAACAAGACAATAGATGAGATGAATATCATTGTCTCAAATATTTTAAACATAGGCCGTCAAGAGGGTGCGCAGCTTGATAAACCCGTAGAAGTCGATGTTATCTCAATTCTTAAACAAAAAGCAGATGATTTTAAACTCTTAGCAGAGAATGAAGGCAAACATCTTTTAATGGATTTCAAACCTGACGGCTATATGGCAACGCTGCAGGTCTCTCTTTTAAATCAAATCATCCAGAATTTTCTACAAAATGCACTCAAATTCACACCAAAAGAGAAGCATGTTCTTCTTCGCAGCAAAGAGGATGAATATGGACTTTTAATAGAAGTTATTGATGAGGGGTGTGGTATCGATGAAAGTGTCGATCTATTTGCACCTTTTAAACGCCAAGGCAATAAAAGTGGTGTTGGCCTGGGTCTCTTCTTGGCAAAAAGTGCTGCAGATGCGCTCGGTGCTAAGATAAATATAAAAAATAGAGAAGACGGTATTGAGGGAACGGTTGCTTCACTGCAGCTCAACTCCAAACTATCGTGCATAATTCCAAGGAATTAA
- the hsrA gene encoding homeostatic response regulator transcription factor HsrA, whose translation MRILIIEDEVTLNKMLAEGLKEFGYQSDVVETLKDGEYYLDIRNYDLVLMDWMLPDGNSVDIIGDIKANTPKTVVVVLSARDDNESEIEALRAGADDYIRKPFDFDVLVARIEARLRFGGSNIIEIEDLTINPEEEKITYKETEIELKGKPFEVLTHLARHRDQIVSKEQLLDAIWEEPELVTPNVIEVAINQIRQKMDKPLSITTIETVRRRGYRFCFPKEV comes from the coding sequence ATGCGTATTCTAATCATAGAAGATGAAGTAACATTAAATAAGATGCTTGCAGAGGGACTAAAAGAATTTGGTTACCAAAGTGATGTTGTTGAAACACTTAAAGACGGTGAATACTATCTTGACATCCGTAACTACGATTTAGTTCTTATGGACTGGATGCTTCCGGATGGTAATTCAGTAGATATCATCGGTGATATCAAAGCGAATACTCCAAAAACTGTTGTTGTTGTTCTTTCAGCAAGAGATGATAACGAAAGTGAAATTGAAGCACTTCGTGCAGGTGCTGATGACTACATCAGAAAACCTTTTGATTTTGACGTTCTTGTAGCACGTATAGAAGCGCGTTTACGTTTTGGTGGTAGTAACATCATCGAAATCGAAGACTTGACTATCAACCCTGAAGAAGAAAAAATCACTTACAAAGAAACTGAAATAGAGCTCAAAGGAAAACCTTTTGAAGTACTTACTCACTTGGCACGTCACCGTGACCAAATCGTTTCCAAAGAACAGCTTTTAGATGCTATCTGGGAAGAGCCTGAACTTGTAACGCCTAATGTTATTGAAGTTGCTATCAATCAAATCAGACAAAAGATGGATAAACCATTAAGTATTACAACAATTGAAACTGTGCGCCGTCGCGGATACCGTTTCTGTTTTCCAAAAGAAGTTTAA
- a CDS encoding dihydroneopterin aldolase translates to MKIFIEDLNFQCIIGILDFERKQEQDVIINLEIEYTYDKNEFINYADVAELIKKTMKQEKYLLIEDALLNLSQILKENFSKINTLNLKITKSSILPDCRVSVEELTSFDS, encoded by the coding sequence ATGAAAATTTTCATAGAAGATCTGAATTTTCAATGCATCATCGGCATTTTGGATTTTGAGCGTAAGCAAGAGCAGGATGTCATCATAAATCTCGAGATCGAGTATACATATGACAAAAATGAATTTATCAATTACGCCGATGTTGCAGAGCTCATCAAAAAAACAATGAAACAAGAAAAATATCTTTTAATAGAAGATGCTTTGCTTAATTTATCACAAATACTTAAAGAAAATTTTTCAAAAATCAACACCCTCAATTTAAAAATCACAAAATCTTCCATACTCCCTGACTGCAGGGTATCTGTTGAAGAGCTTACCTCTTTTGATTCTTAA
- the plsY gene encoding glycerol-3-phosphate 1-O-acyltransferase PlsY, whose amino-acid sequence MDFLFNINVQFYIAAYLIGGIPFGLLLAKKFAGVDVKASGSGSIGATNVLRVVKERDPKLAKKLGTATLVLDALKGVVVLAAAYFMGLDNSVLWAIAVLAVLGHCFSPYLGLEGGKGIATGMGVMMFMIPIETTIALVVWAVMAKTVRISSVSSLTGVLALLISSFFIHPEMPHAPVVFIVFILFYKHIPNIIRVIKGEEKRVI is encoded by the coding sequence ATGGATTTTTTATTCAATATCAATGTACAGTTTTATATAGCAGCTTATCTTATCGGCGGGATTCCTTTTGGTCTACTGCTTGCTAAAAAATTTGCCGGTGTGGATGTCAAAGCAAGTGGAAGCGGCAGTATTGGAGCAACCAATGTACTTCGCGTGGTCAAAGAACGCGATCCGAAACTGGCTAAAAAACTTGGAACCGCAACGCTTGTCCTCGATGCACTCAAAGGTGTTGTCGTTTTAGCAGCTGCTTATTTTATGGGGCTTGATAATTCTGTACTGTGGGCGATTGCTGTTTTAGCAGTTCTTGGACACTGTTTTTCTCCATATCTTGGTCTTGAAGGCGGCAAAGGAATTGCAACAGGTATGGGTGTTATGATGTTCATGATCCCGATTGAGACGACTATAGCCCTTGTAGTCTGGGCCGTTATGGCAAAAACTGTTCGCATCTCATCTGTCTCTTCACTTACCGGTGTTTTGGCACTGTTGATATCGAGCTTTTTCATTCATCCAGAAATGCCTCACGCACCTGTTGTTTTTATTGTTTTCATTCTTTTTTATAAACATATTCCAAATATCATCCGTGTTATCAAAGGTGAGGAAAAAAGAGTAATTTAG